Genomic DNA from Longimicrobiaceae bacterium:
CGGGGTCGCGGCGGCGGCGCTGGTGCCGCTGTTCCTCAACACGCTCTCGAGCAACGTGCTCGCGAACATCCTGAACCCGATGTCGAACGACGAGGCGAGGCGAAGCCTGCTCATCTTCGGCGGCTTCTGCCTGATCGCGGCGATCTCGTCCACCGCGTTCATCCGCACCATTTCCGACCGCGTTCTGCGGATGGAGGTCAAGGCGGCGAGGCAGGAGGCGAGCGAGGCGAAGACCAAGGCCGTGCACGTGGAGGAGACGGTCGCTCCCATCGTCGCGAAGGAAACCGAGCCCGACACGGAGCGCGCCGAAGCGTCGCTCACCGCTCGTGTCCGGCGGTCCGATGCCGGCGAGGCGCCGCCGGAAGAGCGGGTGCTCGCCGCGCTCCTGCCGAACCGGTGGACGCTGCGCACCCAGGCCGGCCTCGCGAAGCAGACGGGGCTCGATGCCGCGGAGGTAGGCCGCATCCTGAACGACGTCCGCAAGCGTGGCCTCGCGGAGCGGACCTCGACGGCGAACGGCGAGCGCTGGTACATCACGGAAGAGGGTAAGACGCTGGTCAGCTGATCCAGCGCGATGTAACGGAGGGAGCCCCGCCGCGCCAGGCACGCACGGCGGGGCTCGTCACGTTTCCATCCCCGGTACGCCGATGCGTTCGTCCCAACCGGCCACGGCTCGTGCGATCTCTTCGGGTTTTCCGACAGTGCGAATACGTGAGATACGGGCGCCGCCCATCACCTGAAAACAACACTGTTGACGGTGAGCGGTGCCGATGCTAGTGTATTAGCACAGTGTCAATGCACTAGCATGAAGCCCTTCGCCAGGAGCCACAGGTGCCCTCCACATCGCCACACCAGCTCGGCCGGCGCGAGCGCCAGATCATGGACGCAGTGTACCGGCTGGGCCGCGCGACCGCCGCAGACGTGCTGGCCGCGCTTCCCGACCCGCCCAGCTACTCGGCCGTCCGCGGCATGCTGCGCCTGCTGGAGGACAAGGGCCTGCTGAAGCACGAGCAGGACGGCCCACGCTACGTGTACCTCGCCACGGCCGACCCGGAGCAGGTGAGCCGCGGCGCGGTGAAGCACCTGCTGAGCACCTTCTTCAACAACTCGGCGGCGCAGGCGGTGGCAGCCATCCTGGGCCAGGCCGGCGACCGGATCAGCGACGCGGAGCTGGACCGCCTGGCCCTGCTCATCGACGAGGCACGCGAACACGGAGGAGACGCATGAGCCCGCTGCTGGACCGTCTCGCCCTGGACCCGAGCACGGGTCCCGCCGCCGTGCTGCTGCTGAAGGGCACGCTACTCCTGGCCTCCGCCGCCGTCGCGGGCCTGGCGCTCCGCCGCTCCAGCGCCGCCAGCCGCCACCTCGTGTGGACGCTCAGCCTGGCCGGCATGCTCGCGCTGCCGCTCCTCTCCCTCGCGCTCCCGGCCTGGCGCGTGCCCGTCCTCAGCGCCCCGCCGGCGGACGCGTGGACGCCCGCGCCGTTCCCCGCCGTGCCCGCCTCGCCTGGCGCCGCGGTTCCGTTCGCCGCCGCATCGGCCGCGCTCGGCACCGGCTTCCCGGTGGCTGCGCCCGCCGCACCTGCCGCACCGTCCGCGATGTCGCGGCTGGCGGATGCGTTGCCGCGTGGGCTGAGCCTGGCGCTCGCCATCTACCTCCTCGGCGCGGCGGTCGTGCTCGCCCGCATCGCGACGGGTGAGTGGGTGCTGCGGCGCCTGGCCCGCAAGGCGTCGGCTCCGTCGGATCCGGCGTGGGCGGCGCTGCTGCGCGACCTGACGTGGATGATGGACGTGGACCGGCCGGTGCGCCTTCTGGTGAGCCGGCACGCGACGATGCCCATGACGTGGGGCTTCCGCCGCCCCGTGGTGATGCTGCCCGCCGAGGCGGACGCGTGGCCCGAGGAGCGCCGCCGCGTGGTGCTGCTGCACGAGCTCGCGCACGTGGCGCGGCACGACTGCCTAACGCAGCTGCTGGCCGGGCTAGCCTGCGCTGCATACTGGTTCCACCCCGGGCGCGTGGTACGCCGCCCGCCGTCTGCGCGTGGAGCGCGAGCGCGCCAGCGACGACCGAGTGCTGGCCGCGGGCACGCCGGGCCCCACCTACGCCGCGCACCTGCTGGACGTGGCGCGCGCCTTCCGCTCGGTGGGCTTCGCGGGCCCGGTGGCGGTCAGCATGGCGCGCCCGTCGCAGCTGGAAGGCCGCCTCCTGGCCGTGCTCGACGGTGTCCGCGCCCACCGCGCGCTCTCGCGCCGCACGGCGAGCCTCGCATCGGCCGCAGCGGTCGCGCTGGTGCTGCCGCTGGCGGCGATGCGTCCCGCCGCGCGCGTGTCCGCATCTCCCGCGAACGCGGGCGCGTGGCCGGCGGCTCCAACATCTGCCGGATCTACGGCGCCTGCCGCGGCTCTCGCATCTTCCGGAACGCCCGCGGCTCCGGCATCGCAGCAGGACGGGACGATCGACCGCACGGTGGCGGCGCGCAGCGGGGGCACGCTGGCGCTGGACCTGGAGACGGGCGGCGGCGTGACGGTGACCGGGTGGGACCGTGAGCAGGTTCGCGTGAACGCGCAGCTCGGCGGGCGCGACCGGGCGGACACCCGCGTGACGGTGGAGCCGGTCGCGTCGGGCGTGCGGGTCCGCGCGGTGCAGGCGCGCAGCCGTGGATCGTCCAGCACCAGCCACAGCTTCCGCGTGTGGGTGCCGCGCCGCTTCGGCGTCCGTCTCGCGTCGGCAGGAGGCGGCGTGCACATCAGCGGCGTGCAGGGCGACTTCCGCGGCGAGACGGGAGGCGGGGAGCTGGAGCTGCGCAACGTGAGCGGCAGCGCGCGGCTCTCCACCGGCGGCGGCGGGATCGACGTGGCGGACTCGCGCCTGTCCGGCGAGGTGCGCACGGGGGGCGGGCACGTCCGCCTGCGCAACGTGACCGGCGGCCTGCGCGGCTTCTCCGGCAGCGACGGCGACCGCGCGTGGGGCGACGCGTCGAGCCGGACGCGCGTGCGGACCGGCGATGCGGACGGCGCGGTCACCGTGGACGTGGAAGGTGACGGAGGGCCCGTGCGCGTCTCCGGCAACGGCGGAGCGTGGACGGTGGATGGCGGCTCGTCATCCGCCAGCGCCGGGGCCTGGGGCAGCGGATCGTCGTCCACCGTGACGTCTTCCGGCTCGAGTGCCCGTACCACCACGGCGGGCAGGCAGCGGTCGACGACCACCACCTGCGTGGATGGCCGGTGCACCTCGTCGACCTCCGGCGGCGGGAGAGCGTCGACCACGGCCACCTGCGTGGACGGGCGATGCACTTCCTCCACC
This window encodes:
- a CDS encoding YEATS-associated helix-containing protein — encoded protein: GVAAAALVPLFLNTLSSNVLANILNPMSNDEARRSLLIFGGFCLIAAISSTAFIRTISDRVLRMEVKAARQEASEAKTKAVHVEETVAPIVAKETEPDTERAEASLTARVRRSDAGEAPPEERVLAALLPNRWTLRTQAGLAKQTGLDAAEVGRILNDVRKRGLAERTSTANGERWYITEEGKTLVS
- a CDS encoding BlaI/MecI/CopY family transcriptional regulator codes for the protein MPSTSPHQLGRRERQIMDAVYRLGRATAADVLAALPDPPSYSAVRGMLRLLEDKGLLKHEQDGPRYVYLATADPEQVSRGAVKHLLSTFFNNSAAQAVAAILGQAGDRISDAELDRLALLIDEAREHGGDA